TGTCTGGATTGTGTTGCATATAAACTTTGAACCTCATGCTGATAAATTTTGTAAAGCTCCGATAAGTATTGTTCGGTAATGGCATACTCGCTTGTTTTTGAATTTTTTTGGAGTGCATCCTCCATCGTTGTTGGTAACACAACGATTTTCGCCAAATAACGGCGACGCAGCATATAGCGCACGACTAAAAACGATGTGATGAGTAAGGCGCTAATCGCAATCGCATAAATCGCCGTGTTCACATTACGAAAACCATCTAGCCAGAACAGTACAAGTAAAAATGCGGTTAACGCAACTTGAAACACCACATATGAAAGATGCTCTTTTATAAATAATTTAACGGCCATTACATTTCCTCCGCGCTTAATGTAAAGCGGTAGCCGGCCCCTCGTACGGTTTCAATACTTGAGGTAATGCCATAATCCGTCAGCTTTCTTCGTACACGCGTCATATTGACATTGAGCGTATTTTCATCGACAAACGCCTGATCGTCCCATAGCTCTTCTAGCAACTGATCGCGTGAAACAACTTTCGGTGCCTGCCCCATCAGTAGACCTAAAATAATGCATTCCTTTTTTTGCAGTGGTACGATTAACTCCTTTAAGTGCAGCTCCATACGCTCTAAATAAAGTGTCAGCTGGCCCTGCGTGACGGTACGCTCCTCTTGCCTTGCTGAATATTCTCCATATGTACGACGTAAATGACTACGAATTTTTGCTAATACAATTTCATAGTTAAATGGCTTCGTAATAAAATCATCGCCGCCATTTTCAAGCGCAAAAATTTGGTCCATTTCCCCTGAACGCGCGGAAATGAAAACAATCGGACATTTCGTATAGGCCCTTAATTTACGGCACCAATAATAGCCGTCGTACAGTGGTAAATTAATATCTAATAAAATAAGATGAGGTGTAAATGCCATACATTGTTCAACAAGTGTTTCAAAGTCTTGGATTGTTTCCACATCATACTGATACTTTCTCAGTGTATCTGCCAGTAGTGAGGCGATTTTCGGATCATCTTCAACGATAAAAATCCGATGCTTTTCCATAGCGATTGCCCCCTTTTAGTTTCAAAAATCTGTCTTTACAGTTGTTTCTATTGTAACAAAAAAACAGAGCACTCGAAAATACCCGCGCTCTGTTTTAGTGAATTGAATTGTGAACGTTTAATAGATTAACTGTAGGAAGTCTTCTTCTGTTATCCCGCCGAAATATGTAGGGATATCGATATCTTTTAAGCTTTTCGCGATTTCTGTACGGTCGTATTTTGTACCGACAAGTAAACTTTCTACCTCTGACACATCGCCCACACCGAAGAAGTCACCGAAAATCGTTACTTCTTCAAGAATCCCCTTATTTACTTCAAGGCGAATATCGATGCCACCTGATGGGAAACGTTTTGTTTTTTGAATGTTGAAACGTGGCGATTTCCCGTAATTCCATTCCCATAACTGATAACGGTTTTTCGAAATTTCATGGATATTTTCCCAATCTTGCTCTGATAGCTCATAATATTGAATGTTTTCCTCGCCACCGAAAATCGATTTTAAAATTTCCATCCGGAACTGTTCTACCGTAATTTTTTCTGGTAAGAAATCAATGATGTTCGCTACACGAGAGCGCACGGATTTAATGCCCTTTGATTCGATCTTGTCTTGTTTTACTTTTAATGAATTCACTACCGCATCAATGTCTAAATCGAACATTAATGTGCCATGGCTAAACATGCGACCGCGCGTTGAATATTGCGCATTCCCCGACACTTTTCTACCTTCTGCTAAAATATCATTTCGTCCTGATAGCTCAGAGTTAACGCCTAATTTTGCTAGCGCATCTACTACTGGCTGTGTGAATTTTTTGTAGTTGCTGAAGCTGTTCCCATCATCTTTTGTTAGGAAACTGAAGTTTAAATTGTTTAAATCATGGTACACTGCGCCACCACCAGAAAGACGACGAACAACTAATACATCGTTTGCTTCGACATAGTCGGTGTTAATTTCTTCAATTGTATTTTGGTTTTTGCCGATGATAATCGAAGGCTGATTGATATAGAACAGTAAAAAATCATCCTTTTCAATATCCATGTTTTTCAGTACATACTCTTCAATTGCTAAGTTAATGCGTGGATCTGTAATTCCTTTATTATCGATAAAATACAACCCGATCACTCCTTCACAAATTGTCCATATTTATTTTAACTTAAATTTCATCTTTTGTGTTGACGAATTACAACTGTTATAATACAATACAAAATATAAACAGAAGTAATATAACAGAAACTTAAAGGAGGCACACACAATGTTAGAAAATGTAGTGGAATTTTTCAAAAATTTACCAGATAAAGTTTGCGTATCATGCGGTGACAAAATTGAAGAACAAAGCGAATGCTACAGCAACGATTGTGATAAATGTAACTCTCTTTAATTGTTATTCACTGTTTTATTTAGACTTAAAAAACCTTCATCTTAGATCAAGATGAACCTATAATGCTTACTTCAAACTACGGGCCCGCTCAAACCCCGTAGTTTTTTTATGTAAAAAAGCGATTCGCATACCATAGGATTGATTATTCTAATAGATTTTCATTTAATTTATTGGTGGGCTACGGCATGACAGCATTATGGCCACCAATCCATCATATTTCCCCTCGTCATAAAGTTAAGAACGGATATTAAACCGCTTGCGCTATCGCGAGGCGGCGGATAGTGAAAAAGTGATGCTTTCTTTATTTAATATGCTTCAATCAATGCTT
The sequence above is a segment of the Solibacillus sp. FSL H8-0523 genome. Coding sequences within it:
- a CDS encoding response regulator transcription factor is translated as MEKHRIFIVEDDPKIASLLADTLRKYQYDVETIQDFETLVEQCMAFTPHLILLDINLPLYDGYYWCRKLRAYTKCPIVFISARSGEMDQIFALENGGDDFITKPFNYEIVLAKIRSHLRRTYGEYSARQEERTVTQGQLTLYLERMELHLKELIVPLQKKECIILGLLMGQAPKVVSRDQLLEELWDDQAFVDENTLNVNMTRVRRKLTDYGITSSIETVRGAGYRFTLSAEEM
- a CDS encoding lipoate--protein ligase, producing the protein MYFIDNKGITDPRINLAIEEYVLKNMDIEKDDFLLFYINQPSIIIGKNQNTIEEINTDYVEANDVLVVRRLSGGGAVYHDLNNLNFSFLTKDDGNSFSNYKKFTQPVVDALAKLGVNSELSGRNDILAEGRKVSGNAQYSTRGRMFSHGTLMFDLDIDAVVNSLKVKQDKIESKGIKSVRSRVANIIDFLPEKITVEQFRMEILKSIFGGEENIQYYELSEQDWENIHEISKNRYQLWEWNYGKSPRFNIQKTKRFPSGGIDIRLEVNKGILEEVTIFGDFFGVGDVSEVESLLVGTKYDRTEIAKSLKDIDIPTYFGGITEEDFLQLIY
- the yhfH gene encoding protein YhfH — encoded protein: MLENVVEFFKNLPDKVCVSCGDKIEEQSECYSNDCDKCNSL